One region of Ahniella affigens genomic DNA includes:
- a CDS encoding DsrE family protein — translation MNRAGLFVQRGPDAGFVPALIAACADLHQSAGPLRVLFLYGDAARAADLLQVAAADRAAYAALLQACRDAGGSTLVCQTALEKLGIAVSPELPLSVGSLGQWFDLLHDLDAVASLSP, via the coding sequence TTGAATCGCGCAGGATTGTTCGTCCAACGTGGCCCGGATGCGGGATTCGTACCGGCATTGATTGCTGCGTGCGCGGACTTGCATCAGTCGGCGGGCCCGTTGCGCGTGCTGTTTTTGTATGGTGACGCCGCCCGCGCGGCCGATCTTCTGCAGGTGGCAGCAGCCGATCGCGCTGCCTATGCCGCGCTGCTGCAAGCATGTCGCGACGCGGGCGGCAGCACCTTGGTATGCCAGACCGCGTTGGAAAAGCTTGGGATCGCCGTCAGTCCTGAGCTCCCGCTGTCCGTCGGCAGTCTGGGGCAGTGGTTTGACCTGCTGCATGATCTCGACGCCGTTGCAAGCTTGTCCCCATGA
- a CDS encoding carboxymuconolactone decarboxylase family protein → MDDRVKQFTDFRKRMNERILAEDNQVVRRFFALDTQTYKAGALDVKTKEMLGLVASMVLRCDDCISYHVAQCKEVGVTRDEFFEIFSVGLVVGGSIVIPHLRRAVDFLDQLEQQSTSSDACAQHGAQS, encoded by the coding sequence ATGGACGACCGCGTCAAGCAGTTCACCGACTTCAGAAAGCGCATGAACGAGCGCATTCTGGCCGAAGACAATCAAGTGGTGCGCCGGTTTTTCGCGCTCGACACGCAGACGTACAAGGCCGGGGCGCTGGACGTCAAGACCAAAGAGATGCTGGGACTGGTCGCGTCGATGGTGCTGCGTTGTGACGACTGCATCAGCTACCACGTCGCCCAATGCAAAGAGGTCGGCGTCACGCGCGATGAGTTCTTTGAGATCTTCAGCGTCGGTCTCGTCGTCGGTGGCTCGATCGTCATTCCGCATCTGCGCCGCGCGGTCGATTTTCTGGACCAACTCGAACAACAAAGCACAAGCAGTGACGCCTGTGCACAACATGGAGCACAGTCATGA
- the grxC gene encoding glutaredoxin 3 produces MNRVLMYTTAICPYCVAAKNYLVSRGLNYEEVRVDRDHERMREMITRTQRRSVPQIFINDHHVGGYDDLVTLDRSGGLDALLIKE; encoded by the coding sequence TTGAACCGCGTGCTGATGTACACCACTGCGATCTGCCCCTACTGCGTGGCAGCGAAGAACTATTTGGTCAGCCGCGGCTTGAACTACGAGGAAGTCCGAGTCGATCGGGACCACGAGCGCATGCGCGAGATGATCACCCGCACCCAGCGGCGCAGCGTGCCGCAGATTTTTATCAACGACCACCATGTCGGTGGCTATGACGATCTGGTCACTCTCGACCGATCGGGTGGCCTCGACGCTTTGCTGATCAAGGAATAA
- a CDS encoding TusE/DsrC/DsvC family sulfur relay protein, whose translation MSSVSELVLPDGRRLGLDARGYLLDWEAWDAAVADQMASAEGLTLGPAHWQIIHLLREYYAAFEVAPPMRLLVKEVGQRLGPEAASSRYLYRLFPDGPAKQACRYAGLPKPVSCI comes from the coding sequence ATGTCTTCCGTTTCTGAGCTGGTCCTGCCCGATGGCCGCCGGCTGGGTCTGGATGCCCGCGGCTACCTGCTTGACTGGGAAGCTTGGGACGCCGCCGTGGCCGATCAGATGGCCAGTGCTGAAGGCCTGACGCTCGGCCCCGCCCATTGGCAGATCATTCATCTGCTGCGTGAATACTATGCGGCGTTCGAAGTGGCGCCGCCGATGCGCCTTCTGGTTAAAGAAGTTGGCCAGAGGCTTGGCCCGGAGGCCGCTTCCAGCCGATACTTGTATCGATTGTTTCCGGATGGGCCAGCGAAACAAGCTTGCCGTTATGCCGGTCTGCCCAAACCTGTGTCCTGTATTTGA